From a region of the Synechococcus sp. PCC 7335 genome:
- a CDS encoding phage tail protein produces MVFPEILTKARFYLELRLDGSVDSTDGYFMECSGFQRSQDVIEISEVTPQVWGKDGRSSGHVVQSKIPGNSSYTNITLKRGLTISTAFWDWMDTISMGNWNDQRRNGALCLYGQSGKEQFRFEFTGAWPVTYKISDLDVNGAEHNIEEVEIAVESLKRLKV; encoded by the coding sequence ATGGTCTTTCCTGAAATTTTAACAAAAGCCCGATTCTACTTAGAACTAAGACTAGACGGTAGCGTTGATTCCACCGATGGTTACTTTATGGAATGTTCTGGATTTCAGCGGTCACAAGATGTGATCGAAATTTCTGAAGTAACACCCCAAGTTTGGGGTAAAGATGGTCGCAGTAGTGGCCATGTGGTGCAATCCAAAATTCCAGGTAACAGTTCTTATACCAACATTACCCTGAAGCGCGGTCTCACCATTTCCACAGCCTTTTGGGATTGGATGGATACTATTAGCATGGGAAACTGGAACGATCAGCGGCGTAATGGCGCATTGTGTCTCTATGGCCAATCCGGAAAAGAACAATTTCGATTTGAATTCACAGGGGCTTGGCCCGTCACCTATAAAATCTCTGATCTGGATGTTAATGGTGCCGAACACAATATAGAAGAAGTCGAAATTGCGGTGGAATCCCTCAAACGGTTAAAAGTTTAA
- a CDS encoding phage tail protein, with protein sequence MANGNQSAVSSVADYVTTNRFYVEIESKITASFTECTGLGVQVKKETVEEGGLNDQQRILLGKPDFSDVTLKRGLSGNQVFWDWLSALFAPRDEGTGIKEHRRNINILVFNQAGNIQQCWTLIGAVPIGWQAPSLQADGSTVAIEELTLAYEGLNVTFGNGGGGAIILDNRSKTGFFVSN encoded by the coding sequence ATGGCGAACGGCAACCAATCTGCCGTATCAAGTGTTGCAGACTACGTAACCACTAATCGCTTCTACGTTGAAATCGAAAGCAAGATCACCGCCTCTTTTACAGAATGTACTGGGTTAGGCGTGCAAGTTAAAAAAGAGACCGTGGAAGAAGGTGGCTTAAACGATCAACAACGCATTCTATTAGGCAAGCCAGACTTTTCAGACGTCACTCTTAAACGGGGTCTCAGTGGCAATCAAGTATTTTGGGATTGGCTCAGCGCCTTGTTTGCACCACGAGACGAAGGAACAGGAATTAAAGAACATCGCCGAAACATTAACATTTTGGTCTTTAACCAAGCTGGAAACATTCAACAATGTTGGACCTTGATCGGTGCGGTTCCTATCGGTTGGCAGGCACCATCGCTTCAAGCCGATGGTAGTACTGTGGCCATTGAGGAACTTACCTTAGCCTATGAAGGCCTAAATGTCACCTTTGGCAATGGCGGCGGCGGCGCGATCATACTGGACAATCGTTCCAAAACTGGCTTTTTTGTGAGCAACTAA
- a CDS encoding ATP-binding protein, which translates to MNPAQLSQNATCIDRELTWFNTFLEHRIKLYFEGEPPPDNLLALIPPPKLSQTDAPYATIVHHLQLQPSERLVLCLCLIPHLKPYLLDTFFIHNQNLDRGYTEFGGLTGNSHSGFLPTCETAIFLLAGDNLSARIRYDSIFQPKHILFTLGILTLDYQHFNEPPLSAAINLSPEYRQLLITGKPYTPSFSNEFPAQEITTALVWDDLVLDPATRQEIDHILTWIQNKDLLMEHWQLKQRVKPGYRSLFYGPPGTGKTLTACLLGKKAGLPVFRVELSKVLSKYIGETEKNLAMLFDQAQYHDWILFFDEADSLFGKRIESQTSNDRAANQQVSYLLQRIEDYSGLVILATNLQSHLDNAFARRFQSMIRFPKPNAEQRLRLWLDTFMNKPFQVAKDVDFKGLANEHELTGGNIINILHYACIKAVSRKPQKVCKDDVLNGIQRELQKEGNLSRRARNTFRDSLPTITKGNSHRPVEQPLWFDSYGK; encoded by the coding sequence ATGAACCCAGCTCAATTGTCTCAAAATGCAACCTGCATTGATCGCGAACTCACCTGGTTCAACACCTTCTTAGAACATCGCATCAAACTATATTTTGAAGGCGAACCACCACCAGACAATCTGCTTGCACTGATCCCACCACCGAAGCTGTCCCAAACCGATGCACCCTACGCCACAATTGTGCATCACCTGCAACTACAGCCATCAGAACGCCTAGTCCTCTGCCTGTGCCTGATCCCCCACCTCAAGCCCTACCTCCTCGACACATTTTTTATCCATAACCAAAACCTCGATCGCGGCTATACCGAATTCGGTGGCCTCACCGGCAATTCTCACAGCGGTTTTCTCCCTACCTGTGAAACGGCCATATTTTTACTCGCCGGTGACAACCTCTCCGCCCGCATCCGATACGACAGCATTTTCCAGCCTAAGCATATCCTATTCACCCTGGGCATCCTCACTCTCGACTATCAACACTTCAACGAACCCCCTCTATCTGCCGCCATTAACCTAAGCCCTGAATATCGCCAACTGCTCATCACAGGAAAGCCCTACACCCCCAGCTTTAGTAACGAATTCCCAGCCCAAGAAATCACTACCGCATTAGTCTGGGATGATCTTGTGCTCGATCCTGCCACCCGCCAGGAGATTGACCATATTCTCACCTGGATTCAAAACAAGGACCTCCTGATGGAACACTGGCAGCTAAAACAGCGAGTCAAGCCAGGCTATCGCAGTCTTTTCTATGGTCCTCCGGGTACCGGCAAAACCCTAACGGCCTGTTTACTTGGAAAAAAAGCAGGTTTACCCGTTTTCCGAGTCGAGCTATCAAAAGTCCTGTCAAAATACATCGGAGAAACCGAAAAGAACCTGGCCATGCTGTTTGATCAGGCACAGTATCACGATTGGATCTTATTTTTTGACGAAGCCGACTCCCTATTTGGTAAACGCATAGAGTCCCAAACATCTAATGACCGAGCTGCCAACCAACAGGTTTCGTATCTGTTACAACGGATTGAAGACTATTCTGGTCTTGTTATTCTAGCTACAAATTTACAGTCCCACTTAGACAATGCCTTTGCCCGCCGGTTTCAATCCATGATCCGGTTTCCTAAACCCAATGCCGAGCAACGATTGCGACTATGGCTAGATACCTTTATGAACAAGCCCTTCCAAGTGGCTAAGGATGTAGACTTTAAAGGTTTAGCCAATGAGCACGAGCTAACAGGCGGCAATATTATTAATATCCTGCACTACGCCTGTATTAAAGCTGTTAGCCGTAAACCACAAAAAGTCTGCAAAGACGATGTGCTCAACGGTATTCAGCGCGAGCTACAAAAAGAAGGCAATCTCAGTCGAAGAGCAAGAAACACCTTTCGAGATAGCCTACCAACAATCACCAAAGGAAATAGTCATCGCCCTGTAGAACAACCGCTATGGTTTGACTCATATGGCAAATAG
- a CDS encoding phage tail protein — protein sequence MVQYLTNSKFYFEIDGVTSLALKTCSGPEIEMEVAGGDAAIGVTKDAKTQTQATIGNVKYNSTITLTYVAGNESDHQKLSDWYNDCHPDAFSGGASKAMDSRKTGSLVIYNPNAKEAMRYNFTDLFPGTKKQIGSLAVDSGGSLAEDTLELFFTQVVRVA from the coding sequence ATGGTTCAATATCTTACCAATTCAAAGTTTTACTTTGAAATTGATGGCGTGACATCATTAGCATTGAAAACCTGTAGTGGCCCAGAAATTGAAATGGAGGTCGCTGGAGGAGACGCGGCCATTGGTGTGACTAAAGATGCCAAAACCCAAACCCAGGCAACGATTGGGAACGTGAAATACAACAGTACCATCACCTTGACCTATGTAGCTGGGAATGAAAGCGATCACCAGAAGTTATCCGACTGGTACAACGATTGTCACCCAGATGCTTTCTCTGGCGGGGCCTCTAAGGCCATGGATAGCCGTAAAACAGGTTCCCTGGTGATTTATAATCCTAATGCAAAGGAGGCAATGCGATATAACTTTACCGACTTATTTCCTGGCACTAAAAAACAAATCGGTAGCTTAGCGGTTGATAGTGGCGGTAGCTTAGCTGAAGATACTTTAGAACTCTTTTTTACTCAAGTTGTTCGAGTTGCATAA
- a CDS encoding phage tail sheath C-terminal domain-containing protein produces MALDYFAPGVYVEEVDRGSRPIDGVSLSVAGFVGFTEDVRSDAELFEPMMITTWGQYLEFFAKPGSDGFTDFGAYLPFAVQGWFMNGGGRCWVVSIGTQLPGSPQPTAAETATKMPTSNGKPSISCYLKDSEASEGASLALPASSGRLTVVVKNSEPKPLSDDADENAEPPLNNGEYFTIEVKSGSETLQTYEHLTMNSEVETTIADYAVTALEDSPVLNFEDTSQVGQALSRRPANGVYEISPPPYVSSPDRFNRDLQGNRDERTGIQGLYEIDEVAMVACPDLLLAYENRLINLDQVHGVMEMMLSMCENSFPGPAYRMAVIDPPPIKPSKGMEPVAPSRQRPADVATWLKLFNRRSMFGATYYPWVKVPNPRDGGKPKLVPPSGHMMGIWCRTDQDRGVFKAPANETPRGVIGLAYETNMREQELLNPLGINCIRNFASYNRGLKVWGARTLVEPDNVQWRYISVRRLLSYIEKSIEMGTQWVVFEPNDSDLWARVSRTASNFLERLWRDGALFGSSPSESFYVKCDAELNTEETIKLGRLYVEIGVCPVRPAEFVIFRISQWAPNQ; encoded by the coding sequence ATGGCTTTAGACTACTTTGCACCAGGTGTTTACGTTGAAGAAGTAGACCGGGGCAGTCGTCCGATCGATGGCGTTAGCCTGAGTGTCGCCGGGTTTGTGGGGTTTACAGAAGATGTTCGGAGCGATGCCGAACTGTTTGAACCCATGATGATTACCACCTGGGGGCAGTATCTCGAATTTTTCGCTAAACCTGGCTCCGACGGATTCACCGACTTTGGGGCTTATTTACCCTTTGCAGTACAAGGCTGGTTTATGAATGGCGGCGGGCGCTGCTGGGTCGTTAGCATCGGCACCCAGCTACCCGGTTCACCACAACCCACCGCCGCTGAAACAGCTACGAAAATGCCCACCTCCAATGGCAAGCCCTCCATATCCTGTTATCTCAAGGACTCAGAAGCATCCGAAGGTGCCTCATTAGCCCTCCCCGCCAGCAGTGGCCGCCTGACGGTTGTCGTTAAAAATAGCGAACCCAAGCCATTGTCCGACGATGCCGATGAAAATGCCGAACCACCACTCAATAATGGTGAATATTTCACCATTGAGGTGAAAAGTGGGAGTGAGACTCTCCAGACTTATGAGCACCTCACCATGAATTCAGAGGTAGAAACAACAATCGCCGACTATGCTGTTACTGCTCTCGAAGACTCACCCGTGCTCAACTTCGAAGATACCTCCCAGGTAGGACAAGCCCTTTCACGGCGTCCGGCCAATGGTGTCTATGAAATTTCTCCACCGCCATATGTAAGCTCTCCAGATCGCTTCAATCGTGACCTACAAGGCAATCGAGATGAGCGCACAGGCATTCAAGGACTTTATGAAATTGATGAAGTCGCGATGGTAGCTTGCCCTGATCTGTTATTGGCCTACGAAAACCGGCTAATTAACCTAGACCAAGTCCATGGGGTCATGGAAATGATGCTCAGCATGTGTGAAAACTCATTTCCAGGTCCAGCCTACCGCATGGCCGTGATTGATCCGCCCCCCATAAAACCTAGTAAAGGCATGGAGCCAGTCGCTCCAAGTCGGCAACGCCCGGCAGATGTCGCCACGTGGCTAAAGTTGTTTAACCGTCGCTCCATGTTTGGAGCTACCTATTATCCCTGGGTTAAGGTGCCCAATCCCCGTGACGGCGGAAAACCAAAGTTAGTCCCACCTTCAGGGCACATGATGGGGATTTGGTGTCGTACGGACCAAGACCGTGGTGTCTTCAAAGCACCCGCCAATGAAACACCGCGCGGGGTGATTGGGTTAGCCTATGAGACAAACATGCGGGAGCAAGAGTTACTCAATCCATTGGGCATCAACTGTATCCGAAACTTTGCTAGCTACAACCGGGGTCTCAAAGTTTGGGGGGCTCGCACCTTAGTCGAGCCTGACAATGTGCAGTGGCGCTATATCAGCGTCCGCAGGCTCTTAAGCTACATTGAAAAGTCCATCGAAATGGGCACCCAGTGGGTTGTTTTTGAACCCAACGATTCAGACCTATGGGCGCGGGTGAGTCGCACAGCTAGTAACTTTTTAGAAAGACTATGGCGTGATGGGGCGTTATTTGGTAGCTCTCCGTCAGAGTCGTTTTATGTCAAGTGCGATGCCGAACTCAACACCGAAGAAACCATCAAGTTAGGACGCCTCTACGTCGAAATTGGCGTATGCCCCGTACGTCCAGCAGAATTCGTTATTTTCCGAATTAGCCAGTGGGCACCTAATCAATAG
- a CDS encoding phage tail protein: protein MAELTKPIAPSSFYLELAGVCEGEKSVFKSVNIPDYSPKVQGGQQAVGTTKGGKTVWQVNSAGFEGLFTFDCVCIASGDSDSTSKKLYEWFEKCLPASNGGKSTWTDNKVDGSITAYNTDGEEVAKWQFAEAWPSKYKCADLDVTADAYIEETYTITCEKFNRT, encoded by the coding sequence ATGGCTGAGCTAACTAAGCCAATTGCCCCCAGTAGTTTTTACCTAGAATTAGCAGGGGTCTGTGAAGGCGAAAAATCCGTATTCAAGAGTGTTAACATCCCCGACTATTCCCCCAAGGTTCAGGGCGGACAACAAGCTGTAGGTACCACCAAAGGCGGTAAAACAGTTTGGCAAGTCAATTCAGCCGGTTTTGAAGGACTGTTCACCTTTGACTGTGTTTGTATTGCCAGTGGTGACAGTGATAGCACCAGCAAAAAGCTCTATGAGTGGTTTGAAAAATGTTTGCCAGCCTCGAATGGCGGTAAAAGTACCTGGACCGACAACAAAGTCGACGGCAGTATTACCGCCTATAACACGGATGGTGAAGAAGTTGCTAAGTGGCAGTTTGCGGAGGCTTGGCCATCCAAATATAAGTGTGCCGATCTCGATGTCACAGCCGATGCTTACATCGAAGAAACCTACACCATTACCTGCGAAAAATTTAACCGTACCTAG